A section of the Streptomyces xinghaiensis S187 genome encodes:
- a CDS encoding alkaline phosphatase D family protein, translating to MTGLRLGPLLRYVDEHSATVWVETDGPCEAEVRCTGGAEDARAAGGAPGTGGAPLAGGAPLAGGAPLAGGAPLAGAAVPGGTAPPAAPGGRARSWRVGGHHYALVTVTGLAPESTTPYRVLLDGRQVWPPPGGGEPAPVIRTLPRPGTDGADGAPLRVSFGSCRWAAPPSATAGAGPGPDALDTLSLRLAADPNAERPDVLLLLGDQVYADETSEATRRWIAERRGLEEPPGDQVADYEEYTRLYDESWSDPELRRLLATVPSCMIFDDHDVIDDWNTSEAWLAEMEATGWWRERVLSGLMSYWVYQHLGNLSPAELAADPLFTAVREAPDGTALVREFAAAAYADPTHVRWSYRRDLGRTRLLMVDTRAARVLPEQRRAMLGKGESDWLREQALADPGSRDHLLIGTSLPWLLPPAIHDTEQWNAALCGGERGSRWARWGEKVRQGADLEHWAAFPASFEALTELIARAGGGPEAPATVCVLSGDVHHAYIAEPRWTEAPGGAGGAGPDAAARPSARVFQLTCSPLHNSVPAAIKLGFRFGWSRAGRLLGRVLARHGRVRRSPVSWRKAGGPWFGNQLMTLTLRGREAALTLHRAEPDGAGGARLATVLDRRMTGPDGGGAG from the coding sequence ATGACCGGACTGCGGCTGGGCCCGCTTCTGCGGTACGTGGACGAGCACAGCGCCACGGTCTGGGTCGAGACGGACGGCCCGTGCGAGGCGGAGGTCCGCTGCACCGGCGGGGCGGAGGACGCGCGTGCCGCGGGCGGCGCACCCGGCACGGGCGGCGCACCCCTCGCGGGCGGCGCACCCCTCGCGGGCGGCGCACCCCTCGCGGGCGGCGCACCCCTCGCGGGAGCGGCCGTACCCGGTGGCACGGCACCCCCGGCGGCGCCCGGCGGCAGGGCCCGGAGCTGGCGGGTCGGCGGCCACCACTACGCGCTGGTGACCGTCACCGGCCTGGCCCCGGAGAGCACCACCCCGTACCGGGTGCTGCTCGACGGCCGCCAGGTCTGGCCCCCGCCCGGCGGTGGCGAGCCCGCCCCCGTCATCCGCACCCTTCCGCGTCCCGGCACCGACGGCGCGGACGGCGCCCCCCTCCGCGTCTCCTTCGGCTCCTGCCGCTGGGCCGCCCCGCCGTCCGCCACCGCCGGCGCCGGTCCGGGCCCGGACGCGCTGGACACCCTCTCCCTCCGGCTGGCCGCCGATCCGAACGCCGAACGCCCGGACGTCCTGCTGCTCCTGGGCGACCAGGTGTACGCGGACGAGACCTCCGAGGCGACCCGGCGGTGGATCGCGGAACGGCGCGGCCTGGAGGAGCCGCCGGGCGACCAGGTCGCGGACTACGAGGAGTACACCCGCCTCTACGACGAGTCCTGGTCCGATCCCGAGCTGCGCAGGCTGCTGGCCACCGTCCCCAGCTGCATGATCTTCGACGACCACGACGTCATAGACGACTGGAACACCAGCGAGGCCTGGCTGGCGGAGATGGAGGCCACCGGCTGGTGGCGCGAGCGGGTGCTGTCCGGACTGATGTCCTACTGGGTCTACCAGCACCTGGGGAACCTCTCCCCCGCCGAACTGGCGGCCGACCCGCTCTTCACCGCCGTACGGGAGGCACCCGACGGCACCGCGCTCGTACGGGAGTTCGCGGCCGCCGCCTACGCCGACCCCACCCACGTCCGCTGGAGCTACCGCCGCGACCTCGGCCGGACCCGGCTCCTGATGGTCGACACCCGCGCCGCCCGCGTCCTGCCCGAGCAGCGGCGCGCGATGCTCGGCAAGGGCGAGTCCGACTGGCTGCGCGAACAGGCGCTGGCCGACCCCGGCTCGCGCGACCATCTGCTGATCGGCACCTCGCTGCCCTGGCTGCTGCCGCCCGCCATCCACGACACCGAGCAGTGGAACGCGGCCCTGTGCGGCGGGGAGCGCGGCTCCCGCTGGGCCCGCTGGGGCGAGAAGGTGCGGCAGGGCGCGGACCTGGAGCACTGGGCCGCTTTCCCGGCCTCCTTCGAGGCGCTGACCGAGCTGATCGCCCGCGCGGGCGGCGGTCCGGAGGCGCCGGCCACGGTCTGCGTCCTCTCGGGCGACGTCCACCACGCGTACATCGCCGAGCCGCGGTGGACGGAGGCGCCCGGCGGTGCGGGCGGAGCCGGGCCGGACGCAGCGGCCCGGCCCTCGGCCCGGGTGTTCCAGCTGACCTGCTCCCCGCTGCACAACAGCGTCCCGGCGGCGATCAAGCTCGGTTTCCGCTTCGGCTGGAGCCGCGCGGGCCGCCTGCTGGGGCGCGTCCTGGCCCGGCACGGGCGGGTCCGGCGGTCACCGGTGAGCTGGCGGAAGGCCGGCGGACCGTGGTTCGGCAACCAGCTGATGACTTTGACGCTGCGCGGCCGCGAGGCCGCTCTGACGCTCCACCGCGCCGAGCCCGACGGCGCCGGAGGCGCGCGGCTGGCCACGGTCCTGGACCGCCGGATGACCGGCCCGGACGGCGGCGGAGCCGGCTGA
- a CDS encoding HNH endonuclease family protein: protein MPRTHSAPTPRATVYARRAGLAAGLTALIGTVLLSGPSAQAAPPTPPSASTARSYLSQLTVRAEGSSSGYSRDLFPHWSTQSGSCNTREVVLERDGTNVEQNSSCAAVSGTWRSPYDGGVWTAASDVDIDHVVPLAEAWRSGASSWTTSKRQGFANDLTRAQLIAVTDNVNQSKGDKDPAEWMPPSSGYHCMYARMWVQVKHYYALSVDSAEKSALSGVLNGC, encoded by the coding sequence ATGCCCCGTACCCACTCCGCCCCCACCCCGCGCGCCACGGTCTACGCGCGTCGCGCCGGCCTGGCCGCCGGGCTCACCGCCCTGATCGGCACGGTGCTGCTCAGCGGCCCCTCCGCGCAGGCGGCGCCCCCCACCCCGCCGAGCGCCTCCACCGCCCGCAGCTACCTCTCCCAGCTGACGGTCCGGGCGGAAGGTTCCAGCAGCGGCTACAGCCGCGATCTGTTCCCGCACTGGAGCACCCAGAGCGGCAGCTGCAACACCCGCGAGGTCGTGCTCGAGCGCGACGGCACCAACGTCGAGCAGAACAGCTCCTGCGCGGCGGTCAGCGGCACCTGGCGCTCCCCGTACGACGGCGGCGTGTGGACCGCCGCCTCCGACGTCGACATCGACCACGTCGTGCCGCTCGCCGAGGCCTGGCGCTCCGGCGCCTCCTCCTGGACCACCAGCAAGCGGCAGGGCTTCGCCAACGACCTCACCCGCGCCCAGCTCATAGCCGTCACGGACAACGTGAACCAGTCCAAGGGGGACAAGGACCCCGCGGAGTGGATGCCGCCGAGCAGCGGCTACCACTGCATGTACGCCCGCATGTGGGTCCAGGTGAAGCACTACTACGCCCTCTCGGTCGACTCCGCCGAGAAGTCGGCGCTCAGCGGCGTCCTGAACGGCTGCTGA
- a CDS encoding ABC transporter permease: MLTAADTLLPVNPVLGIVLAALLLAAAAVAALARLAGPDGRGYARAVVTAGLRAAVQLAAVSYLIGWVVRAVPLLLGFVALMFGVAVWTAGRRVTRNRTWWWAALPVGAGVVPVVAVLLVTGLVPLKGIALIPVSGILIGGALTATVLAGRRALDELRTRHGEVEAGMALGLLVREARLEIARPAASDALLPGLDQTRTVGLVTLPGAFVGMLLGGASPVMAGAVQLFVLVALVAVQVVAVALVLELVARGLLHRDGERAERRAG; this comes from the coding sequence GTGCTCACCGCCGCCGACACCCTGCTCCCCGTCAACCCCGTGCTGGGGATCGTCCTCGCCGCCCTGCTCCTCGCGGCCGCCGCCGTCGCGGCCCTCGCCCGGCTCGCCGGCCCGGACGGCCGCGGCTACGCCCGTGCCGTCGTCACCGCGGGGCTGCGGGCCGCGGTACAGCTCGCCGCCGTCTCGTACCTCATCGGCTGGGTGGTCCGCGCGGTGCCCCTGCTGCTCGGCTTCGTCGCGCTGATGTTCGGGGTGGCGGTCTGGACGGCGGGCCGCCGGGTGACCCGTAACCGCACCTGGTGGTGGGCCGCCCTGCCGGTCGGCGCCGGGGTGGTGCCGGTGGTCGCCGTGCTGCTGGTCACCGGGCTCGTCCCGCTCAAGGGCATCGCCCTCATCCCCGTCAGCGGCATCCTCATCGGCGGCGCGCTGACCGCCACGGTGCTCGCCGGCCGGCGGGCCCTCGACGAACTGCGCACCCGCCACGGGGAGGTGGAGGCCGGGATGGCGCTGGGGCTGCTCGTGCGCGAGGCCCGGCTGGAGATCGCCCGGCCCGCCGCCTCCGACGCCCTGCTGCCGGGGCTGGACCAGACGCGGACGGTGGGCCTGGTCACGCTGCCGGGCGCGTTCGTCGGCATGCTGCTGGGCGGGGCGTCACCCGTCATGGCCGGGGCCGTCCAGCTGTTCGTCCTGGTCGCGCTGGTGGCGGTGCAGGTGGTGGCGGTGGCCCTGGTGCTGGAGCTGGTCGCCCGCGGACTCCTGCACCGGGACGGGGAGCGGGCGGAGCGTCGCGCAGGCTGA
- a CDS encoding IS607 family transposase, translating into MKLSEWAARNGVHYQTAWAWAKEGRMPVPVRQTPSGTWLVDEPAPEASGRVVAYCRVSSADQKVDLDRQVTRVVQGATGLGLSVAEVVTEVGSGLNGRRRKLHRVLCDPQAAVIVVEHRDRLARFGVEHLEAVLSASGRRLVVLDPSETADDLVRDITEVLTSMCARLYGRGAAKTRAARAVAVATGGAAE; encoded by the coding sequence GTGAAGCTTTCCGAGTGGGCGGCACGCAACGGCGTGCACTACCAGACCGCGTGGGCGTGGGCTAAAGAGGGCCGTATGCCGGTCCCGGTACGCCAGACGCCTTCCGGTACATGGCTGGTCGACGAGCCCGCCCCGGAGGCGTCCGGCCGGGTCGTGGCGTACTGCCGGGTCTCGTCGGCGGATCAGAAAGTGGACCTTGACCGGCAGGTGACCCGGGTAGTCCAAGGGGCCACCGGGCTCGGCTTGTCGGTCGCGGAAGTCGTGACCGAGGTCGGTTCGGGGCTGAACGGGCGGCGGCGCAAGCTGCACCGGGTGCTGTGCGACCCGCAGGCGGCGGTGATCGTGGTCGAGCACCGTGACCGGCTGGCCCGGTTCGGTGTCGAGCATCTCGAAGCGGTCCTGTCGGCGTCCGGGCGGCGTCTGGTCGTCCTCGACCCCTCCGAGACCGCTGACGACCTGGTGCGGGACATCACCGAGGTACTCACATCGATGTGTGCCCGCTTGTATGGGCGGGGGGCGGCGAAGACCCGGGCCGCCCGCGCAGTGGCCGTGGCGACCGGCGGGGCCGCCGAGTGA
- the tnpB gene encoding IS607 family element RNA-guided endonuclease TnpB produces MKKFRPQPGFVVQAFRFALDPNAAQEAALRSHCGGARTAYNWAVGWVEASWWQRKAEESYGIPATELTQWRPWSLPVLRKAFNQAKTTDPRFAARWQGNSKEAYNTGLANASAAFDNYAKSKNGKRRGKRMGTPRFKSKRKARLACRFTTGTIRVDTDGRHVTLPRLGTICVHEPTSALLARVEAGTARILSATVRHERGRWFVSFQAEVKRDLERVARPDVAVGIDLGVKSLAVMADSTGEIRTVANPGHYDAARKQLRRACRTVSRRQGPDRRTGQKPSKRWEKANAQRNKLHHRVANLRQDALHKITTQVAAEYGTIVVEDLNVAGMLRNRRLARRIADAGFGEIRRQLNYKTRRRHATRLVVADRWYPSSKTCSGCGAVKAKLPLHVRTYACDACGLVIDRDDNAALNLAALAAAARTTGTGVAGDQDTPKPVSKPRGADQKTRATRTRRKASAGRAGGATLPHQRQTEARDRTQAEAFTLW; encoded by the coding sequence GTGAAGAAATTCCGGCCGCAGCCCGGGTTCGTGGTGCAGGCGTTCCGGTTCGCCCTGGACCCCAATGCCGCCCAGGAGGCCGCGCTGCGCTCACACTGCGGCGGAGCGCGTACCGCGTACAACTGGGCGGTCGGCTGGGTCGAGGCGTCGTGGTGGCAGCGCAAGGCCGAGGAGTCCTACGGCATCCCCGCGACGGAGTTGACGCAGTGGCGGCCGTGGTCGCTGCCCGTCCTGCGGAAGGCGTTCAACCAGGCCAAGACGACCGATCCGAGGTTCGCCGCCCGGTGGCAGGGGAACTCCAAAGAGGCGTACAACACCGGCCTGGCGAATGCGTCGGCCGCGTTCGACAACTACGCCAAGTCCAAGAACGGCAAACGGCGCGGCAAGCGCATGGGTACCCCCCGGTTCAAGTCGAAGCGGAAGGCGCGTCTTGCCTGCCGGTTCACCACCGGCACGATCCGCGTCGACACCGACGGCCGGCACGTCACCCTGCCCCGGCTCGGGACGATCTGCGTCCATGAGCCCACCAGCGCTCTCCTGGCCCGCGTTGAGGCCGGGACGGCCCGCATCCTGTCCGCGACCGTCCGGCACGAACGCGGACGCTGGTTCGTCTCCTTCCAGGCCGAGGTCAAACGCGACCTCGAACGGGTGGCCCGCCCGGACGTGGCGGTCGGCATCGACCTCGGCGTGAAGAGCCTCGCGGTCATGGCCGACTCGACGGGCGAAATCCGCACCGTCGCCAACCCCGGGCACTACGACGCCGCGCGCAAGCAACTGCGCCGTGCCTGCCGGACCGTGTCCCGCCGTCAGGGCCCCGACCGGCGCACCGGACAGAAGCCGTCGAAGCGGTGGGAGAAGGCCAACGCCCAGCGCAACAAGCTTCACCACCGGGTGGCGAACCTCCGCCAGGACGCCCTGCACAAGATCACCACGCAGGTGGCGGCCGAGTACGGCACGATCGTGGTCGAAGACCTCAACGTTGCCGGGATGCTCCGCAACCGGCGCCTGGCCCGCCGTATCGCCGACGCCGGATTCGGCGAGATCCGCCGCCAACTCAACTACAAGACCCGCCGGCGCCACGCCACCCGCCTGGTGGTGGCCGACCGCTGGTACCCCTCCTCCAAGACCTGTTCCGGGTGCGGCGCGGTGAAAGCCAAGCTGCCGCTGCACGTGCGGACCTACGCATGCGACGCCTGTGGCCTGGTCATCGACCGGGACGACAACGCCGCACTCAACCTCGCCGCCCTCGCAGCCGCGGCCCGCACGACTGGTACCGGAGTGGCCGGAGACCAGGACACCCCCAAGCCGGTGTCGAAGCCTCGTGGAGCCGACCAGAAGACCCGCGCCACCCGCACCCGCCGCAAGGCGAGCGCGGGGCGGGCAGGTGGCGCAACCCTGCCGCACCAGCGGCAGACAGAAGCGAGAGACCGTACCCAAGCCGAAGCCTTCACGCTCTGGTGA
- a CDS encoding TMEM165/GDT1 family protein yields the protein MLSIGTIALVFGVVFLAELPDKTALAGLLLGTRYRASYVFAGVAAAFLVHVVLAVAAGSVLTLLPQRIVQAVVGVLFLAGAAVLLFKKGGDEDGEKSAEPGGQSFWKVSGAGFTLILAAEFGDLTQIMTANLAARYDDPLSVGIGAVLALWAVAGIGILGGRTLMKYVPLRLITKVAAAVMLALAVFSLYEAATG from the coding sequence GTGCTCAGCATTGGCACCATCGCACTCGTCTTCGGCGTCGTCTTCCTCGCCGAACTGCCCGACAAGACCGCGCTCGCCGGTCTCCTGCTCGGCACCCGCTACCGCGCCTCGTACGTCTTCGCGGGCGTCGCCGCCGCCTTCCTCGTCCATGTGGTGCTCGCCGTCGCCGCCGGCAGTGTGCTCACGCTGCTGCCGCAGCGGATCGTGCAGGCCGTGGTGGGCGTGCTCTTCCTCGCGGGGGCCGCGGTCCTGCTCTTCAAGAAGGGCGGTGACGAGGACGGGGAGAAGAGCGCCGAGCCGGGCGGCCAGAGCTTCTGGAAGGTCTCCGGCGCCGGCTTCACGCTGATCCTGGCCGCCGAGTTCGGCGATCTCACCCAGATCATGACCGCCAACCTGGCCGCCCGCTACGACGACCCGCTGTCGGTCGGCATCGGCGCGGTACTGGCGCTGTGGGCGGTGGCGGGCATCGGCATCCTCGGCGGCCGCACCCTGATGAAGTACGTGCCGCTGCGGCTGATCACCAAGGTCGCGGCGGCGGTCATGCTCGCGCTCGCGGTGTTCAGCCTGTACGAGGCCGCGACGGGCTGA
- a CDS encoding HAD-IA family hydrolase has product MTAIPAAPLSARAVLLDMDGTLVNSDAVVERCWRQWAAEQGLDGDHVMRHAHGRQGHATMALLLPDRPAALNHADNRRMLDRETTDMDGVVPVPGAAALMAALRGLPHALVTSADSGLATARMAAAGLPSPPVRVTAECVGASKPDPEGFLKAAAELGFDAEDCVAFEDSEVGIAAARAAGMRVVGVGARAAACEPTVHVPDLEQVRITGDTAGLVLAFGA; this is encoded by the coding sequence ATGACGGCCATCCCCGCCGCGCCCCTCTCCGCCCGCGCCGTCCTCCTCGACATGGACGGCACCCTCGTCAACTCCGACGCGGTGGTCGAGCGGTGCTGGCGGCAGTGGGCGGCGGAGCAGGGCCTCGACGGCGACCACGTCATGCGGCACGCGCACGGCCGGCAGGGCCACGCCACCATGGCGCTGCTCCTTCCGGACCGTCCGGCGGCCCTCAACCACGCGGACAACCGCCGGATGCTCGACCGGGAGACCACCGACATGGACGGGGTCGTCCCGGTGCCCGGCGCCGCCGCCCTGATGGCGGCGCTCCGCGGACTGCCGCACGCCCTGGTCACCTCCGCCGACAGCGGGCTGGCCACCGCCCGGATGGCGGCCGCCGGGCTGCCGTCGCCACCGGTGCGCGTCACCGCCGAATGCGTGGGCGCGAGCAAGCCGGACCCGGAGGGCTTCCTCAAGGCCGCCGCCGAGCTGGGCTTCGACGCCGAGGACTGTGTGGCCTTCGAGGACTCCGAGGTGGGCATCGCGGCGGCCCGCGCGGCCGGGATGCGGGTGGTCGGCGTCGGCGCCCGCGCGGCCGCCTGCGAGCCGACCGTCCACGTACCCGACCTGGAGCAGGTGCGGATCACCGGGGACACCGCCGGGCTGGTCCTGGCCTTCGGCGCCTGA